A window of the Bacillota bacterium genome harbors these coding sequences:
- a CDS encoding ATP phosphoribosyltransferase, translating into MAVDVVLALSKGRLQAPVMNLLQAGGVQGLQLPRFVAGTWANCVFNNLNLGILLIRDDDVPTYVARGAADLGVVGKDVLDETKEEVVELLDLGLGRCRLSLAVPLEQQNELNNGNIRRVATKYPRTTEAFFRRLGWQVQIIKLHGAVEIAPALGLSDAVVDLVSTGRTLEASGLVETQVVKNCSARLIGNRASYRLKAGLIRPVVDALRGQLEPRVERSPIGSANC; encoded by the coding sequence ATGGCGGTTGATGTGGTTCTAGCCTTGTCTAAAGGGCGCTTGCAGGCACCGGTTATGAATTTGCTTCAGGCCGGCGGTGTTCAGGGTTTACAGCTCCCCCGGTTTGTAGCCGGTACCTGGGCTAATTGTGTTTTTAACAACTTGAACTTAGGGATCTTATTAATTCGAGATGACGACGTCCCAACTTATGTGGCTCGGGGCGCAGCTGATCTAGGAGTAGTGGGGAAAGATGTTTTAGATGAAACCAAAGAAGAAGTAGTGGAACTGCTGGACTTAGGGTTAGGCCGATGTCGGCTGTCGTTGGCAGTGCCGTTGGAGCAACAGAACGAGCTCAACAACGGTAACATCCGGCGAGTAGCCACTAAATATCCTCGTACAACAGAGGCGTTCTTCCGCCGCTTGGGCTGGCAAGTGCAGATAATTAAACTGCATGGGGCGGTGGAGATTGCCCCGGCACTGGGGTTATCTGATGCCGTGGTGGATTTGGTCTCCACTGGCCGTACACTAGAGGCATCAGGTTTGGTGGAGACCCAAGTAGTGAAGAATTGTTCAGCCAGACTTATCGGCAACCGAGCCAGCTATCGTCTCAAAGCCGGGCTGATAAGGCCTGTTGTAGATGCCCTGCGGGGGCAATTGGAGCCAAGGGTGGAAAGGAGTCCGATCGGCAGTGCTAATTGTTAA
- a CDS encoding cupin domain-containing protein — MQIGRKIRALRQQQQLSIEQLSDLTELSTGSISQIERDLVGLSVESLWRIANALGVPIGYFFDEAASGVVVRKSERRQIVLPQSNVVYELLSPDMNRRIEFLLVRLQQGDSADHGQISHAGEECGLVLQGELIVRWGDQEFYLQEGDSIYFASSIPHRFKNPGYQESVSVWAMTPPSF, encoded by the coding sequence ATGCAAATAGGCCGCAAGATCCGAGCTTTACGCCAACAGCAACAGCTGAGCATAGAGCAACTGTCAGACCTTACTGAGTTGTCTACCGGATCTATTAGCCAGATCGAGCGCGACCTGGTTGGACTGTCAGTGGAATCCCTGTGGCGTATTGCCAACGCTTTAGGAGTACCGATTGGCTACTTCTTTGATGAAGCTGCCAGTGGTGTTGTTGTTCGCAAGAGCGAACGGCGCCAGATTGTGCTGCCGCAGTCCAATGTCGTCTACGAATTGCTGTCGCCTGACATGAACCGGCGTATTGAGTTCTTGCTCGTCCGGCTGCAACAAGGTGACAGTGCCGATCACGGCCAAATAAGCCATGCCGGCGAAGAATGCGGTTTAGTGTTACAGGGTGAATTAATAGTCCGTTGGGGAGACCAAGAGTTCTATTTGCAGGAAGGCGATAGCATCTATTTTGCCAGTTCTATCCCCCATCGGTTCAAAAACCCTGGATACCAGGAGTCAGTTTCTGTGTGGGCTATGACTCCTCCGTCTTTCTAG
- a CDS encoding flavoprotein, with protein sequence MTIAWAITGCGHYLTQVMAILAELPGADVFLSRAAEEVLTIYNHDIDTLVRSGKKVYRERAYSSPMVGRLYHQQYRLLVIAPATSNSVAKFVLGISDSLVTNLFAQAGKCRVPIVVLPSDTDEAVTSPGPRGPVQVFPRPIDLANTDQLVDFPGVTVVKEIKELEQCLRAYL encoded by the coding sequence ATGACTATCGCTTGGGCGATTACGGGATGTGGCCATTATCTCACCCAAGTCATGGCCATCCTGGCCGAGCTTCCCGGTGCAGATGTCTTTTTGTCTCGAGCCGCTGAGGAAGTGCTAACAATCTATAACCACGATATCGACACCCTGGTTCGGTCAGGGAAGAAAGTGTATAGGGAGCGCGCGTACAGTTCTCCCATGGTTGGGCGCCTTTACCACCAGCAGTATCGGCTGTTGGTAATTGCACCGGCTACCTCCAATTCGGTGGCTAAGTTTGTCCTCGGTATTTCCGACTCCTTGGTTACCAACCTCTTCGCCCAGGCAGGTAAGTGCCGGGTTCCCATTGTTGTCTTGCCCAGTGACACAGACGAAGCAGTAACCTCACCGGGACCCAGGGGACCGGTGCAAGTTTTCCCTCGCCCCATCGATTTAGCCAACACAGATCAGTTGGTTGATTTTCCCGGAGTAACTGTAGTCAAAGAAATAAAGGAGTTGGAACAATGTCTCCGCGCCTATTTGTAA
- a CDS encoding PTS mannitol transporter subunit IIABC, whose amino-acid sequence MSPRLFVTGKLAANSLRDTLDSISLDFAYDVLTLGISVAALMNTEFLKKHLPPCHQYSQVVLPGLCRADTRRLTEIVGAAVVRGPKDLKDIPAFYREDSPDQSANYNASPPTPLIIAEIVDAPYLSTAEIMNRASYYKATGADIIDLGCCIEKDFPHLEQVIERLKDTGLVVSLDSFRESEIIRGMDSGVDIILSLNSSNIHLAPRLTCPAVIIPDSDYGLDSLEQNLARAHAAGLNCILDPILNPINFGFIASLQRFVEARRRFPNLPFLMGIGNITELTDADSTGINALLMGIAHELKIDYVLTTEASSRTRGAVQEAALARHLIYEAQIKGSPPKNFSADLLTVKDKRLYSFSPAELRQMQQLITDRNFRIFTAADRIFVFNRDHFISGTNPAELYARLGITDPDHAFYMGSELHKAQLALQLGKKYIQEQELNWGYLSADYSQFGS is encoded by the coding sequence ATGTCTCCGCGCCTATTTGTAACGGGAAAACTGGCTGCCAACAGTCTCCGGGACACCCTGGACAGTATCTCTTTGGACTTCGCTTACGATGTCCTTACTCTGGGCATCAGTGTGGCCGCTCTGATGAACACTGAGTTCTTGAAGAAACACCTTCCACCCTGCCATCAATACAGCCAGGTGGTGCTGCCCGGTCTTTGCCGGGCCGACACCCGAAGGCTGACTGAGATTGTGGGGGCAGCGGTGGTTCGGGGTCCTAAAGATCTAAAAGACATACCGGCTTTTTACAGGGAAGACAGTCCAGACCAGTCCGCCAATTATAACGCCAGTCCTCCGACGCCCCTGATAATCGCCGAAATTGTTGATGCCCCTTACTTGAGTACGGCTGAGATCATGAACCGAGCTTCCTATTACAAAGCTACTGGAGCCGATATTATTGACCTTGGTTGCTGTATAGAAAAAGACTTTCCCCATCTTGAGCAAGTTATCGAACGGTTAAAAGACACAGGCCTTGTCGTCAGCCTTGATTCTTTCCGGGAATCAGAAATAATACGAGGCATGGACAGCGGGGTTGATATCATCCTCAGCTTAAATAGTTCCAATATTCACTTAGCGCCTCGTTTAACTTGCCCGGCAGTGATCATCCCGGACTCCGATTACGGGCTTGACTCCCTGGAACAGAACTTAGCTCGTGCCCACGCAGCCGGTCTTAACTGCATCCTGGATCCCATTCTCAACCCGATAAATTTTGGCTTCATCGCTTCCCTGCAGCGGTTTGTCGAAGCCCGACGTCGTTTTCCCAACCTGCCGTTTCTCATGGGGATCGGCAACATAACCGAACTTACAGATGCCGACAGTACCGGTATCAATGCTCTCCTTATGGGCATCGCCCATGAACTGAAGATCGATTACGTCCTTACCACTGAAGCATCCAGCCGTACCCGAGGAGCCGTTCAGGAAGCGGCTCTAGCTCGCCATTTGATTTATGAAGCCCAAATAAAAGGATCACCGCCGAAAAACTTCAGCGCTGATCTACTTACTGTTAAGGACAAGCGTTTATATAGTTTCAGCCCGGCCGAACTAAGACAAATGCAGCAACTTATTACTGATCGTAATTTCCGCATCTTTACCGCTGCCGATCGTATTTTTGTCTTTAATCGTGATCATTTCATCTCCGGTACAAACCCGGCCGAGCTCTATGCCCGGCTTGGCATTACCGATCCCGACCATGCCTTCTATATGGGCTCTGAGTTACATAAAGCTCAGCTGGCCCTTCAACTGGGAAAGAAATACATTCAAGAGCAGGAACTCAACTGGGGGTATCTCTCAGCGGATTATTCTCAGTTTGGCTCATAG
- the folK gene encoding 2-amino-4-hydroxy-6-hydroxymethyldihydropteridine diphosphokinase: protein MTTAYLGLGSNLGDRRENLQAAVVGLVQAGTRLKTISSLYETQPIGQVEQPLFFNAVLAVETDLSPQQLLQLVLAIENNLGRQRTVRWGPRTIDIDILLYGQKTVRDLDLQIPHPYLSERAFVLVPLLEVAPDLALLDGQELRQLLSQVDCSGVKWIGDRWFRSYEPN from the coding sequence ATGACTACCGCTTATCTGGGTTTGGGGAGTAACCTCGGGGATCGCAGAGAGAATCTTCAGGCAGCGGTGGTGGGGTTGGTACAAGCAGGCACCCGGCTAAAGACAATCTCCTCTCTTTATGAAACCCAACCCATAGGGCAGGTGGAGCAGCCGCTGTTTTTCAATGCTGTGCTGGCCGTTGAGACCGACTTATCACCTCAGCAGCTGCTACAGTTGGTCTTGGCCATAGAAAACAATCTCGGCCGCCAACGAACAGTTCGCTGGGGACCGAGAACAATCGACATCGATATTTTATTGTACGGACAGAAAACCGTAAGAGACCTCGACTTGCAGATTCCTCATCCCTATCTCAGTGAGCGCGCTTTTGTCTTGGTTCCTCTGCTGGAGGTGGCGCCTGATTTGGCACTGCTGGACGGACAAGAGCTCAGACAGCTACTGTCACAGGTTGATTGTTCCGGGGTAAAATGGATAGGTGACAGATGGTTCCGCTCCTATGAGCCAAACTGA
- the folB gene encoding dihydroneopterin aldolase yields MLQGMTFWGYHGLKAEENTLGQPFVVDVELNLDLRPAGQSDDLAHTVDYGMVTEIAKKVITGKTCCLLETLAETIARTLLIEYPIQRVTVRVRKPRVPIPVQLDYAAVEVCRNRDDYRLSGFGE; encoded by the coding sequence ATGTTACAGGGTATGACCTTTTGGGGCTATCATGGGCTCAAAGCCGAGGAAAATACTTTGGGACAGCCTTTTGTTGTGGATGTGGAGCTTAACTTAGATTTGCGGCCAGCCGGACAAAGTGACGACCTGGCTCATACAGTGGACTATGGCATGGTTACCGAAATAGCAAAGAAAGTGATTACCGGGAAGACGTGCTGTCTTTTGGAGACCTTAGCCGAAACCATTGCCCGGACCTTGCTGATAGAATATCCAATCCAACGAGTTACGGTAAGGGTAAGGAAACCCCGAGTACCGATACCTGTGCAGCTGGATTATGCAGCGGTGGAGGTGTGCAGAAACAGAGATGACTACCGCTTATCTGGGTTTGGGGAGTAA
- a CDS encoding DUF1464 family protein: MARVVGIDPGSISFDLCGWEQGRVFLDQSVPSDQVADRAESILEMITASGPVDLILGPSGYGLPVTDVQDIGERELFLMTLVEARERRDIPVLAGMEALINLARVRRLPLCFTPAVVHLPTVPRWRKINKIDLGTADKLNCAILAIYDQAHTYQIHYQDTALILVEVGGAFTSVIAVDQGQVVDGIGGSAGAAGFKSGGALDGELAYLLKSVQKRNLFEGGITDIVGEPQLTLTEYALRLKEEELEQAWLVLEEAVVKAVAGELALVPTAKEIVLSGRLCRQPLLNERLVRRLSCLATVRTVNPLARIAKEAAQGAALLAAGLVGAETAPLVEQLRIREASGTVFDHIVPWGDDLRRRYRV, encoded by the coding sequence ATGGCGCGGGTGGTGGGTATCGACCCAGGAAGCATAAGTTTCGACCTTTGCGGCTGGGAGCAAGGACGAGTGTTTTTGGACCAATCGGTACCATCGGACCAGGTGGCGGACAGGGCCGAATCGATCCTAGAAATGATAACGGCTTCCGGGCCGGTGGATCTAATTCTAGGTCCGTCCGGATACGGTTTGCCAGTGACAGATGTTCAAGACATTGGTGAGCGGGAACTGTTTCTAATGACCTTGGTAGAGGCCCGGGAGCGGCGGGATATTCCTGTCCTAGCGGGGATGGAAGCTTTGATCAACTTGGCCCGGGTTCGGAGACTACCTCTTTGTTTTACTCCGGCAGTTGTTCATCTGCCTACTGTGCCCAGATGGCGGAAGATAAACAAAATTGACCTGGGAACTGCAGACAAACTCAACTGCGCTATTTTGGCTATTTATGATCAAGCCCATACTTACCAGATTCATTACCAGGATACGGCCCTGATTCTGGTGGAAGTGGGCGGAGCCTTTACCTCGGTAATAGCTGTTGACCAAGGACAGGTGGTAGACGGTATCGGTGGATCCGCTGGAGCAGCTGGCTTTAAATCCGGCGGTGCGTTGGACGGTGAACTGGCCTATCTACTAAAATCGGTGCAAAAGCGAAATCTGTTTGAGGGCGGCATAACAGATATTGTCGGCGAACCCCAGTTGACTTTAACAGAGTATGCCTTACGACTAAAGGAAGAAGAGCTGGAACAAGCGTGGTTAGTTTTGGAAGAGGCCGTGGTTAAGGCGGTGGCAGGCGAGTTGGCTCTGGTACCGACGGCCAAGGAGATTGTTTTGTCGGGAAGGCTTTGTCGCCAGCCGCTGCTGAACGAGCGGTTAGTCCGGCGCTTGAGCTGCTTAGCAACGGTACGGACAGTTAATCCTCTAGCCCGGATAGCTAAGGAGGCAGCTCAGGGTGCTGCCTTGCTGGCAGCAGGGCTAGTGGGCGCAGAGACTGCTCCTTTAGTGGAGCAGTTGCGAATCAGGGAGGCGTCTGGTACTGTGTTCGATCACATTGTCCCCTGGGGTGATGATTTGCGGAGGAGGTATCGGGTTTGA
- a CDS encoding GTP cyclohydrolase I FolE2 has translation MYTDIDIQASRPRIQVSLNRVGITGITKIISIGAKGKENLFYSQLDLSVDLNPDQAGVHMSRFSEGIIQTVDEVVKERIMDIESFTYSLAASVLESQGALRSEVMVQAKYPVQKQTPVSRVSTQEIYTLIGIAAARPGRTRGLVGVEAAGLTACPCAQEMVRAQAQEDLLARGFSRQEAEDILSIVPLASHNQRGKGILLLGTEQKVQAQDLVTIVETSMSSPVFDLLKRPDEYQVIVAAHRQPRFVEDVVREMVRQVAIDYPELEDDAFLLAKQFNYEGIHSYDVFAEKYGTLKELRREVFLGEHVTWPTSLAVWLDPGN, from the coding sequence ATGTACACGGACATTGACATCCAAGCAAGCAGGCCACGGATCCAGGTCAGTCTAAATCGAGTGGGAATCACCGGGATTACAAAAATTATTTCCATCGGGGCCAAAGGAAAGGAAAACCTTTTTTATTCCCAGTTGGATTTGTCTGTGGACTTGAACCCCGACCAAGCAGGCGTACACATGTCCCGTTTTAGTGAGGGTATTATTCAAACAGTGGACGAAGTGGTGAAGGAACGTATTATGGACATTGAATCGTTTACTTACAGTTTGGCTGCTTCTGTTTTAGAAAGTCAGGGAGCTCTGCGCTCAGAAGTGATGGTACAAGCCAAATATCCGGTTCAAAAACAGACTCCTGTATCAAGGGTCAGCACCCAAGAGATTTATACCCTCATTGGCATCGCTGCGGCTCGTCCTGGACGTACCCGCGGACTGGTAGGCGTTGAGGCTGCTGGGCTTACCGCCTGTCCTTGTGCCCAGGAGATGGTACGGGCTCAGGCTCAAGAGGACCTTTTGGCCAGGGGGTTTTCCCGCCAGGAAGCAGAAGATATCCTGTCTATTGTGCCGTTGGCCTCGCACAATCAGCGGGGGAAAGGCATCTTGTTGTTGGGTACCGAACAGAAAGTTCAGGCCCAGGACTTGGTCACTATTGTGGAAACATCCATGAGCTCACCGGTTTTTGATCTGCTCAAACGTCCCGATGAGTACCAAGTAATTGTGGCTGCGCACCGACAGCCCCGTTTTGTGGAGGATGTAGTTCGGGAAATGGTGCGACAGGTGGCGATTGACTATCCTGAACTAGAGGACGATGCTTTTCTGTTGGCCAAACAATTTAACTATGAAGGAATCCATAGCTACGATGTGTTTGCGGAGAAGTACGGAACCCTAAAAGAACTGCGTCGGGAGGTGTTCCTGGGCGAGCACGTAACTTGGCCCACCAGCTTGGCTGTGTGGCTCGATCCGGGAAACTGA
- a CDS encoding triphosphoribosyl-dephospho-CoA synthase codes for MRPKEVARAVELACILEVTAPKPGNVNRQHDFDDTTYEDFILSAWASAPVFSRSEELSVGQLILEGVRAAQHMVSCNTNLGILLLLAPLAKAALISSGALSLRNRLSLVLDELTVADAKEVYLAIREAKAGGLGEVSHQDVSGEPTVSLRAVMELARHRDSIAAEYCSGYTYTFTIGVPALQKALRTYNHWSIAVVKAYLVLLAAVPDTLIARKAGWQRAKEVSQQVQRVLTVGALDTQAGQQELAALDNYLRSEGNRLNPGTTADLITASIFVLLLLEGYGPFFGQKKGC; via the coding sequence GTGAGGCCGAAGGAAGTGGCCAGGGCAGTAGAGCTAGCTTGTATACTAGAGGTGACGGCACCGAAACCAGGCAATGTTAACCGACAGCATGATTTTGATGATACCACTTATGAAGACTTTATTCTCAGTGCCTGGGCCAGTGCGCCGGTATTTTCCCGGAGCGAAGAACTGTCGGTGGGGCAACTTATTTTGGAAGGGGTGCGGGCTGCGCAGCATATGGTTTCCTGCAATACAAATCTAGGCATTTTGTTACTGCTGGCACCGTTGGCCAAAGCAGCACTGATAAGCTCCGGTGCGTTGTCACTCCGAAATAGATTATCCTTAGTGTTAGATGAACTGACTGTGGCTGATGCCAAGGAGGTGTATCTGGCTATACGAGAAGCTAAAGCCGGGGGACTGGGAGAAGTATCCCATCAGGATGTGTCGGGGGAACCGACGGTTTCTCTCAGAGCCGTTATGGAACTGGCCCGACACCGAGACAGTATTGCTGCTGAGTACTGCAGTGGGTATACTTATACGTTTACCATCGGTGTGCCGGCCTTACAGAAAGCTCTGCGGACATATAACCACTGGAGTATAGCAGTGGTGAAAGCTTACTTAGTACTATTGGCGGCAGTACCAGATACCTTGATCGCCCGTAAAGCAGGGTGGCAGCGGGCTAAGGAAGTATCCCAGCAGGTGCAAAGGGTTTTGACCGTCGGCGCCTTAGATACCCAGGCAGGACAGCAGGAATTGGCTGCGTTAGACAATTACCTTCGCAGTGAAGGTAATCGCTTAAATCCCGGGACCACAGCCGACCTGATAACAGCATCCATATTTGTCCTGTTGCTGCTGGAGGGATACGGCCCTTTCTTTGGCCAAAAAAAAGGGTGCTGA
- a CDS encoding RimK family alpha-L-glutamate ligase — protein MKIGIVGGGEGWHRRQLEAALVKRGATVLHYPITQLTARIDTGNLEVAVGDKILQDCTALVVRTIPGGSLEQIILRMDILRRLKEQGLSVYNSPTVIEKAVDKYYTSSVLAAAGIPTPPTVVTEDYQQALAAFEELGRDVVVKPLFGSLGKGMVRVSDPDVAQRVFRALDLGGYVFYLQQYVPHDNWDIRAFVLGKKVIAAMTRAGCSWKTNLAQGAEATWRILSSEEKELALKAAGCLGADYAGVDLLWSQKGQLFVLEVNGIPGWQGLQSVCSVDIAGALADYVVERS, from the coding sequence GTGAAAATCGGCATTGTAGGTGGAGGAGAAGGGTGGCATCGGCGGCAACTGGAAGCGGCCTTGGTAAAGCGCGGTGCAACGGTACTGCACTATCCCATCACCCAACTGACAGCCAGAATCGACACCGGTAACCTGGAGGTTGCAGTTGGGGACAAAATACTGCAAGATTGCACTGCTTTGGTGGTGCGAACTATCCCTGGCGGTTCTCTAGAGCAGATTATCTTACGCATGGATATCCTCCGCCGGCTAAAGGAACAGGGACTCAGTGTCTACAATTCGCCTACAGTCATTGAAAAAGCAGTGGATAAATACTACACCTCCTCAGTTTTAGCTGCGGCTGGGATACCTACACCGCCGACGGTGGTCACGGAGGATTATCAACAAGCTCTGGCTGCCTTCGAAGAGCTGGGCCGGGATGTGGTGGTGAAACCGTTGTTTGGGTCGCTGGGAAAAGGGATGGTGAGGGTCAGCGATCCTGATGTGGCGCAGCGGGTGTTTCGGGCCTTGGATCTGGGGGGCTATGTTTTCTATCTGCAGCAATATGTTCCCCATGATAATTGGGATATCCGTGCCTTTGTGCTAGGAAAGAAAGTCATCGCAGCTATGACTAGAGCCGGCTGTAGCTGGAAGACCAACTTGGCCCAAGGAGCTGAGGCTACTTGGCGGATCCTTTCTTCTGAGGAAAAAGAGTTGGCTCTTAAGGCAGCTGGTTGTTTGGGGGCTGATTACGCCGGTGTCGATCTTCTTTGGTCACAAAAAGGACAGCTGTTTGTATTAGAGGTAAACGGCATACCGGGTTGGCAGGGATTACAGAGCGTCTGCTCGGTGGATATTGCCGGAGCCCTGGCTGACTATGTGGTAGAAAGGAGCTGA
- a CDS encoding methenyltetrahydromethanopterin cyclohydrolase, translating into MPAGRICLNEQAAVLVEHLVDNQQALGIEHITFSGRSQVLDAGINSPGSLEAGRLVAEASLGGLGRVEFVLLSFDDFWLPGIQVTVQEPSIACLASQYAGWSVQGEGFSALGSGPARALAAKEEVFKVLAYREQARRGVLILESDSLPPEQVARKLAAECGLQPQHLWLIAASTASIVGSVQVAARVVETGLHKLLTLGYDINCVRAAFGTCPLAPVAQDDLTALGRTNDAVLYGGRCFYTVADVSDRIQAVVDRVPSSASSDYGTLFLDLFKRYGDFYDMDPLLFSPAEVVINNQSTGRVHRAGSINADLLRASLLEV; encoded by the coding sequence ATGCCAGCGGGCAGAATCTGCTTAAATGAACAGGCTGCAGTCCTGGTAGAACACCTGGTGGACAACCAGCAAGCTTTAGGGATCGAGCACATTACTTTTTCCGGCAGAAGTCAGGTGCTAGATGCGGGAATAAATTCTCCCGGAAGTTTAGAGGCCGGGCGGCTAGTGGCCGAGGCTAGTCTGGGAGGTTTGGGCCGCGTGGAGTTTGTGCTGCTTTCCTTTGATGATTTTTGGCTACCGGGGATTCAGGTTACGGTTCAGGAGCCTTCAATCGCTTGCCTGGCTTCTCAGTACGCCGGGTGGTCGGTACAAGGGGAAGGCTTTTCTGCTTTGGGTTCTGGACCGGCCCGAGCACTGGCGGCCAAAGAAGAGGTGTTCAAGGTTTTAGCTTACCGGGAACAAGCTAGGCGAGGTGTGTTGATCTTAGAATCAGACAGTTTGCCTCCGGAACAAGTTGCCCGTAAACTGGCCGCAGAGTGTGGCTTGCAGCCTCAACATCTATGGCTGATAGCTGCTTCTACAGCCAGTATTGTAGGTTCAGTGCAGGTGGCGGCACGGGTGGTGGAGACCGGACTTCACAAGCTTCTAACCTTAGGTTACGACATAAATTGTGTTAGAGCGGCTTTTGGCACCTGTCCCTTGGCACCGGTGGCCCAGGATGATCTGACAGCCCTCGGACGGACCAATGATGCGGTGCTGTACGGCGGACGGTGTTTCTACACGGTAGCCGATGTCAGCGATAGAATTCAAGCGGTGGTAGATCGGGTACCGTCCTCAGCGTCTTCCGATTACGGTACCCTTTTTCTAGATCTGTTTAAGCGCTATGGTGATTTTTATGATATGGACCCGTTACTGTTCAGTCCAGCAGAGGTTGTTATAAACAATCAATCCACCGGCCGGGTCCATCGTGCCGGCAGCATTAATGCCGACCTGCTGCGAGCGTCGTTATTGGAGGTGTAG
- a CDS encoding formylmethanofuran dehydrogenase subunit C translates to MRLKLKTKLEVPLEAESISPAHLLGKPVREVAALPLQYGNEQVPLGEFFSIDGTECTGQLHVEGDLGRVKYLGRGMDRGLLTIDGPVGMHLGSGMLGGVIRARGEVADWLGAEMRGGLIRVEGSAGHLVGAGYRGERTGMTGGTIIIKGNVGNEVGARMRRGLIAVSGASGDFLGVGMRAGTLVVFGQSGAHPGANMNRGTIVLTEATHLLPTFVYCCIYRPSFLPILWRTLENQGVSVPQAAREGSCARYLGDTNELGKGEILICQRAESA, encoded by the coding sequence TTGCGACTGAAGCTGAAAACTAAACTAGAAGTTCCTTTGGAGGCTGAAAGCATTTCTCCGGCACATCTCCTCGGCAAGCCCGTTCGAGAAGTGGCAGCGCTTCCTTTACAATATGGTAATGAGCAGGTTCCTTTGGGGGAGTTCTTTTCCATTGACGGTACAGAGTGTACCGGGCAGCTACATGTGGAGGGTGATTTGGGCCGAGTCAAGTATTTGGGCCGAGGCATGGACCGGGGCCTGCTCACCATTGACGGCCCAGTAGGCATGCATTTAGGTTCCGGTATGTTGGGGGGAGTGATTAGAGCAAGGGGAGAAGTGGCTGACTGGTTGGGCGCTGAAATGAGAGGGGGATTAATTAGAGTTGAAGGATCAGCGGGACACTTAGTAGGTGCCGGCTATAGGGGAGAAAGGACAGGCATGACTGGCGGCACAATCATCATAAAAGGGAATGTGGGTAACGAGGTAGGGGCCAGAATGAGACGAGGACTGATAGCGGTAAGCGGTGCCAGCGGTGATTTTCTTGGCGTCGGGATGCGGGCGGGAACATTAGTTGTTTTTGGACAGAGCGGTGCCCATCCGGGAGCTAATATGAACAGAGGCACCATTGTATTAACTGAAGCCACCCATCTGTTGCCAACCTTTGTCTATTGCTGTATTTATCGTCCTAGCTTCCTGCCCATCCTTTGGCGAACACTGGAAAACCAAGGGGTTTCAGTGCCCCAGGCTGCTCGGGAGGGAAGCTGTGCTCGCTATCTGGGCGATACCAATGAATTGGGCAAGGGAGAGATTTTGATATGCCAGCGGGCAGAATCTGCTTAA
- the fhcD gene encoding formylmethanofuran--tetrahydromethanopterin N-formyltransferase, producing MYIKGVYIHDTFAEAFALYGTRFIITAANRKWALQAAQSVTGFATSIIGCGCEAGIEGEVSATPDDRPGVAVLLFATSFQELEKQLLARLGQCVMTCPTTACYNGLASDGQLQVGGKLRYFGDGWQASKVIAGQRYWRIPVMEGEFLIQESFGYCKGVGGGNFLLLGTDDQLTLAAATKAVEAMEKVAGVIMPFPGGIVRSGSKVGSRYKSLLASTNTAYCPSLRGRVESALPSKVNSVLEIVIDGLDLAAVEEATRVGIRAACEPGIVQITAGNYGGKLGQYKIQLRSVLE from the coding sequence GTGTACATAAAGGGTGTCTACATCCACGATACCTTTGCCGAAGCTTTCGCCCTTTATGGAACCCGGTTTATTATTACAGCTGCCAACCGTAAATGGGCTTTACAGGCGGCTCAAAGCGTAACCGGCTTCGCCACTTCTATTATCGGCTGCGGTTGCGAAGCTGGAATTGAAGGCGAAGTATCCGCGACACCTGATGATCGACCGGGGGTGGCAGTCTTACTTTTTGCTACTTCTTTTCAAGAACTGGAAAAGCAGCTCTTAGCCCGACTGGGGCAATGCGTGATGACTTGTCCCACCACTGCTTGCTACAACGGCTTGGCGAGTGATGGGCAGCTTCAGGTAGGAGGGAAACTGCGCTACTTTGGCGATGGGTGGCAAGCCAGCAAGGTTATTGCCGGACAGCGCTACTGGCGGATTCCAGTAATGGAAGGGGAGTTTCTAATTCAAGAGAGCTTTGGCTACTGTAAAGGTGTGGGCGGAGGCAATTTTCTGCTGCTAGGAACTGATGACCAACTGACTTTGGCGGCGGCAACAAAGGCAGTAGAGGCCATGGAAAAGGTAGCCGGTGTTATCATGCCCTTTCCCGGCGGTATAGTCCGAAGCGGAAGCAAAGTGGGCTCACGCTATAAATCCCTGCTAGCGTCAACCAACACAGCTTACTGTCCAAGCCTGCGAGGACGAGTGGAGTCGGCTTTACCTTCGAAGGTGAACAGTGTGCTGGAAATTGTTATTGACGGGCTCGATTTAGCAGCCGTGGAAGAAGCCACCCGGGTTGGAATAAGGGCAGCTTGTGAACCAGGAATTGTACAGATAACAGCCGGAAACTACGGGGGTAAACTGGGCCAGTACAAAATCCAACTTCGGTCGGTGCTGGAATGA